Proteins from one Clostridium cellulovorans 743B genomic window:
- a CDS encoding D-2-hydroxyacid dehydrogenase, whose product MKIVVLDGKVLNPGDLSWDGLKALGDVTIYDRTSKEEMLTRCESADILITNKTPIRKEILEKLPTLKYIGVLATGYNIVDVEYATSKNIIVTNIPAYSTDSVVQLIFALLLELCHSVQKHSDLVKEECWVKCSDFAFWRFPLVELAGKTMGIIGFGSIGIATAKVANAFGMKVMVYTRTIKEEFKELVTFCSKEELFTNSDVISLSAPLTKETEGIVNKKYLSMMKKTAFLINTSRGPLVIEQDLANALNNGDIAAAAVDVLSKEPPTKDNPLLTVKNIIITPHIAWATFEARKRLMNIAIDNVRKFLEGNPVNVVKE is encoded by the coding sequence ATGAAAATTGTTGTTTTAGATGGAAAAGTTTTAAATCCTGGAGATTTAAGTTGGGATGGATTAAAAGCATTAGGAGATGTTACTATTTACGATAGAACTTCTAAAGAAGAAATGTTAACTCGTTGTGAGAGTGCAGATATTTTAATTACAAATAAGACACCTATAAGAAAAGAGATATTAGAGAAACTTCCAACACTAAAATATATTGGGGTTTTGGCTACAGGGTATAATATCGTTGATGTAGAGTATGCTACGTCTAAAAATATTATAGTAACAAATATTCCAGCTTATAGTACAGATTCTGTAGTACAACTTATTTTCGCATTGTTGCTTGAACTTTGTCATTCTGTACAAAAGCATAGTGATTTGGTGAAGGAAGAATGTTGGGTAAAATGCTCTGATTTCGCCTTCTGGAGATTCCCGTTGGTGGAACTTGCAGGAAAGACAATGGGTATAATAGGCTTTGGTAGTATAGGAATAGCTACGGCAAAGGTTGCTAATGCTTTTGGTATGAAGGTCATGGTTTATACTAGAACGATAAAGGAAGAATTCAAAGAATTAGTAACCTTTTGTTCAAAAGAAGAACTGTTCACAAATTCTGACGTTATTTCCCTAAGTGCACCTTTAACAAAGGAGACAGAGGGAATAGTAAATAAAAAGTATCTTTCAATGATGAAGAAAACAGCTTTTTTAATCAATACTTCAAGAGGACCATTAGTTATAGAACAGGATTTAGCTAATGCATTGAATAATGGAGATATAGCTGCAGCGGCAGTAGATGTTCTATCAAAGGAACCGCCAACAAAAGATAATCCATTACTTACAGTTAAAAACATAATAATAACACCACATATAGCCTGGGCCACCTTTGAAGCAAGAAAGAGACTTATGAATATTGCTATAGACAATGTAAGAAAATTTTTAGAAGGTAACCCTGTAAATGTGGTTAAGGAATAA
- a CDS encoding GTP-binding protein produces MRKEKNIRNIGILAHVDAGKTTITENMLFKSGVIRSLGAVDKGTTRTDNLDIERQRGISVKASAVNFIWRDTEINLIDTPGHADFSAEVERALGVLDGAVLIISAVEGVQPQTKVYFDALKAMKIPTLIVINKIDRIGADIDRVIKDINMQLTEKVAPIQCIEGENTKDPVIKGISTTDFKDSVYMEEAITKLSEYDESLLEAYLEDEEIGDNRITEALAKITGQGDFYPILFASGIRNVGIEELMDSVVKLFPPLVVDEEGDLSAIVYKVEHHKVLGKIAYVRMFQGSLENRTLVHNVTKDVEEKVAQIKKISGYKEVDCTKLTAGDIGIISGLSKISIGDILGSEENIPFVPNIAKPLLTLQIFPKQKGKYMELVQAVEILEEEDPLLNFQWIKEKNELHIQIMGMIQVEILEAILLERFNIVVEFGEPSVIYKETPASSGYGHCRYTMPKPCWAVTRFKIEPAETGSGLSYKSEVRKEDIKEKYQREVERQLPITLKQGIYGWEVIDLKVTLVEGEDHVMHSNPGDFLIATAMGIMNGLATVKTTLLEPVLNFKIIVPEEVGGKLLGDIVEMRGTFDTPIIEAGTFNVEGQLPVATSLDYPVKLGIISSGKGIMITRFSGYKPIPLELGATRERVGVNPLDREKYILFSRNAIRL; encoded by the coding sequence ATGAGAAAGGAAAAAAACATCAGAAATATAGGGATATTGGCCCATGTAGATGCTGGAAAAACTACAATTACAGAAAATATGCTTTTTAAAAGTGGTGTAATTAGAAGTCTTGGAGCTGTAGACAAAGGCACTACACGCACCGATAATTTAGATATAGAAAGACAAAGAGGAATCTCTGTAAAAGCTTCAGCAGTTAATTTCATTTGGCGAGACACCGAGATAAACTTAATAGATACACCAGGGCACGCTGATTTTTCTGCTGAGGTAGAAAGAGCATTAGGTGTTCTTGATGGAGCAGTGCTTATTATATCAGCTGTAGAAGGAGTCCAGCCACAAACAAAAGTATACTTTGATGCTTTAAAGGCTATGAAAATCCCTACATTAATAGTAATAAATAAGATAGATAGAATAGGTGCTGATATAGACAGAGTGATTAAAGATATAAACATGCAACTTACAGAGAAAGTAGCACCAATACAATGTATTGAAGGAGAAAATACTAAAGATCCAGTGATTAAGGGGATTAGTACGACGGATTTTAAAGATAGTGTCTATATGGAAGAAGCTATTACAAAGCTTTCTGAGTACGATGAATCCTTGCTAGAAGCTTATTTAGAAGATGAAGAGATTGGTGATAATAGAATTACTGAAGCTTTAGCAAAAATTACCGGGCAAGGTGATTTTTATCCTATTCTTTTTGCCTCAGGTATAAGGAATGTAGGTATTGAAGAGTTGATGGATAGTGTCGTTAAATTATTTCCACCACTAGTGGTTGATGAAGAAGGTGACTTATCTGCTATTGTATATAAAGTTGAACATCACAAGGTTTTAGGCAAGATTGCTTACGTGAGAATGTTTCAAGGTTCATTAGAAAACAGAACCTTGGTTCATAATGTTACGAAAGATGTGGAAGAAAAAGTAGCACAAATAAAAAAAATTAGTGGTTATAAGGAAGTTGATTGCACAAAACTTACCGCTGGAGACATTGGCATCATTTCTGGGTTATCTAAAATATCTATCGGAGATATCTTAGGAAGTGAAGAAAATATACCTTTTGTTCCTAATATAGCGAAACCGTTATTGACCCTTCAAATTTTTCCTAAGCAAAAGGGAAAATATATGGAGCTTGTACAAGCTGTTGAGATTCTTGAAGAGGAAGATCCTCTTTTGAACTTCCAATGGATAAAAGAAAAAAATGAGCTGCATATTCAAATTATGGGCATGATACAGGTTGAAATTTTAGAGGCTATCTTACTTGAAAGATTTAATATAGTAGTAGAATTTGGAGAACCTTCAGTAATCTATAAAGAAACTCCTGCTTCTTCAGGTTATGGTCATTGCAGATATACTATGCCAAAGCCATGCTGGGCTGTGACTCGGTTTAAGATAGAGCCAGCAGAAACAGGATCAGGACTTAGTTATAAGTCAGAGGTTAGGAAAGAAGATATAAAAGAGAAATATCAAAGGGAAGTAGAACGGCAATTACCTATAACTCTGAAGCAAGGGATTTATGGTTGGGAGGTAATAGATCTAAAAGTCACTTTAGTCGAAGGTGAAGATCATGTTATGCACAGCAATCCAGGAGATTTCTTGATTGCTACAGCTATGGGAATAATGAATGGACTAGCAACTGTAAAGACTACTTTATTAGAACCAGTGCTTAATTTTAAGATAATTGTGCCTGAAGAGGTTGGTGGGAAGCTTCTAGGTGATATAGTTGAAATGAGAGGTACCTTTGATACTCCTATTATAGAAGCAGGAACCTTCAATGTAGAGGGGCAACTTCCAGTGGCAACATCCTTAGATTATCCTGTTAAATTGGGTATAATATCTAGCGGAAAAGGAATTATGATTACAAGATTTTCTGGATATAAACCTATTCCTTTAGAATTAGGAGCTACAAGAGAACGGGTTGGAGTAAATCCTTTAGATAGAGAAAAGTATATTTTATTTTCGAGAAATGCTATAAGATTATAA